The following proteins are co-located in the Pectinophora gossypiella chromosome 7, ilPecGoss1.1, whole genome shotgun sequence genome:
- the LOC126368578 gene encoding magnesium transporter NIPA2 produces MKNSHLSIEGRDYDNVSFIIGLSLAISSSIFIGSSFIIKKVALRKINSLGGVRASAGGYGYLKQWMWWLGLITMGVGEATNLLAYAFTPAALVTPLGALSVLVAAVLSSRFLNEKLNFIGKIGCLLCVVGSIMFVIHSPKSEEIKTFEELVNKLTDWFFLSYVAIIFVMSFIIKIVFVPRFGNTNISIYLLMCSAIGSLTVVFCKAVALGIKESLSGGKSNFSHYMFWLLFFTSVICIMIQMNYLNKSLDIFNTSIVTPVYYVMFTVLVIIASGILFREWEHMKANDILGCICGFIVVIVAVFMLNAFKDVQISFKDLNLNSRNRRNSHGLEVRPETSNYMMGNQRNVSLHS; encoded by the exons ATGAAGAATTCCCATTTATCAATAGAGGGGCGTGACTACGACAATGTTTCATTTATAATTGGTTTGAGCCTGGCTATATCGTCTAGTATATTTATTGGCTCTAGTTTCATTATTAAGAAGGTGGCTTTAAGGAAAATTAATTCCTTGGGTGGTGTAAGAGCATCTGCCGGAGGTTATGGATATCTCAAACAATGGATGTGGTGGCTGGGCTTGATAACAA TGGGGGTGGGGGAGGCCACAAATTTGCTGGCATATGCTTTCACCCCGGCTGCACTGGTAACTCCACTGGGAGCTCTCAGCGTACTTGTAGCTGCTGTACTCTCATCGAGATTCCTGAAtgaaaaacttaattttattggaAAA ATTGGTTGTTTACTCTGTGTTGTTGGCTCTATAATGTTTGTGATACACTCACCAAAGTCTGAAGAGATCAAAACTTTTGAAGAATTAGTTAATAAGCTAACAGACTGGTTCTTTCTTAGTTATGTAGCCATAATATTTGTAATgagtttcataattaaaattgtcTTTGTCCCTAGGTTTGGAAATACAAATATTTCAATTTATCTCTTAATGTGTTCTGCTATAGGTAGTTTAACTGTTGTGTTTTGTAAGGCAGTTGCATTAGGCATAAAAGAAAGCTTGAGTGGAGGTAAAAGCAATTTTAGTCATTATATGTTTTGGTTACTATTTTTTACTTCTGTGATATGTATAATGATACAGATGAACTATCTTAATAAGTCTCTGGATATCTTCAATACCAGTATTGTTACTCCAGTTTACTATGTAATGTTCACAGTGCTAGTTATAATTGCATCAGGTATTCTGTTCCGGGAATGGGAACACATGAAGGCCAATGATATTTTAGGATGTATCTGTGGTTTTATAGTGGTCATAGTAGCAGTCTTCATGTTAAATGCATTTAAGGATGTACAAATTTCATTCAAAGATTTGAATCTTAACTCTAGAAATAGAAGAAATTCCCATGGTTTAGAAGTAAGACCAGAAACTAGTAATTACATGATGGGTAATCAAAGAAATGTTAGTCTGCATTCATGA
- the LOC126368548 gene encoding ribonucleoside-diphosphate reductase large subunit: MVGKSNKLYVHKRGGRMEEVHIDKITSRIKKLCYGLNMDFIDPVSITLKVISGIYSGVTTVELDNLAAETAATMTTDHPDYAVLAARIAVSNLHKETRKHFSDVMTDLYNIVNPHTKKRSPMISDFHYDVIMKNKERLDSAIVYDRDFKYNYFGFKTLERSYLLKINNKVAERPQHMLMRVAIGIHGEDIDAAIETYNLLSEKYFTHASPTLFSAATPRPQLSSCFLIAMKDDSIEGIYDTLKQCALISKSAGGIGVHVHCIRAKGTYIAGTNGVSNGLVPMLRVYNNTARYVDQGGNKRPGAFAVYLEPWHADIFEFLDLKKNTGKEEVRARELFYALWIPDLFMKRVEKNENWSLMCPHDCPGLADCWGEEFEALYEKYEQENRFHKQVRAQILWKAIIEAQVETGTPYMLYKDSCNRKSNQQNLGTIKCSNLCTEIVEYTSSDEVAVCNLASIALNMFVNEDKTYNFTKLKDVTKTITRNLNKIIDVNFYPVPEAKKSNIRHRPIGIGVQGLADTFVLMRMPYESDAAIKLNQQIFETIYYGALEASCELAEKCGVYETYEGSPASKGILQYDMWNKTPTDLWDWAVLKEKIAKHGLRNSLLLAPMPTASTAQILGNNESFEPFTSNIYQRRVLSGEFQVVNHHLLRDLTEADLWNEDMKNLIIHNNGSIQNIESIPKEIKDLYKTVWEISVKTSIQMAADRGAFIDQSQSFNIHVAEPNYGKLTSIHFYAWKMGLKTGMYYLRTKPAANAIQFTVDKSKVRGKVSNGISNGSSDKNDADMAAITCSLQNKDECLSCGS, from the exons ATGGTTGGGAAGTCAAACAAGCTTTACGTCCACAAAAGAG GGGGTCGAATGGAGGAAGTACATATTGATAAAATTACATCTCGGATCAAAAAGCTCTGTTATGGACTGAACATGGACTTTATAGAtcct GTGAGTATAACTCTGAAAGTTATAAGTGGTATATACTCTGGTGTTACTACTGTGGAGCTGGACAACTTGGCTGCGGAGACCGCAGCTACCATGACTACTGATCATCCAGACTATGCAGTACTAGCAGCTAGGATAGCTGTCTCCAACCTGCATAAGGAAACTAGAAAACATTTCTCTG atgTTATGACAGATCTGTATAATATAGTCAATCCTCACACAAAGAAGAGATCTCCAATGATATCTGATTTCCATTATGACGTCATCATGAAGAACAAAGAGAGACTGGATTCAGCTATTGTTTATGACAGGGATtttaagtacaattattttGGATTCAAAACCCTTGAAAGATCCTACttgctgaaaataaataataag GTTGCTGAACGCCCTCAGCACATGCTAATGCGTGTTGCAATTGGGATACATGGTGAGGACATTGATGCAGCTATTGAGACATACAACTTGCTGTCTGAGAAGTATTTTACTCATGCAAGTCCAACTTTGTTCTCTGCTGCCACACCCCGTCCACAGTTGTCATCTTGCTTCCTTATTGCTATGAAGGATGATAGCATTGAGGGAATTTATGATACTCTGAAACAATGTGCTTTAATTTCCAAGTCTGCTGGTGGTATTGGTGTTCATGTCCATTGTATAAGAGCTAAAGGCACTTATATTGCTGGGACCAATGGTGTTTCAAATGGCTTAGTACCAATGTTGAGAGTCTACAACAACACAGCCAGGTATGTTGATCAAGGAGGCAACAAACGTCCAGGAGCTTTTGCAGTATATCTTGAACCCTGGCATgcagatatatttgaatttttggACTTGAAGAAAAATACTGGAAAGGAAGAAGTTCGTGCCAGAGAACTATTCTATGCATTGTGGATACCAGACTTGTTTATGAAGAGAGTAGAAAAGAATGAGAACTGGAGTCTCATGTGCCCTCATGACTGTCCAGGACTCGCTGACTGCTGGGGGGAGGAGTTTGAAGCACTTTATGAAAAATATGAGCAAGAAAACAGATTTCATAAACAAGTAAGAGCTCAGATTTTATGGAAAGCTATAATTGAAGCACAGGTAGAAACAGGGACACCATACATGCTTTACAAAGACTCATGTAATAGAAAGAGCAATCAACAGAATTTGGGAACCATCAAATGCAGCAATCTGTGCACAGAAATTGTTGAATACACTTCCTCAGATGAAGTGGCAGTCTGCAACCTGGCCTCTATTGCACTGAATATGTTTGTGAATGAAGACAAAACATACAATTTTACTAAACTTAAGGATGTTACTAAAACCATCACAAGAAATCTAAACAAAATTATAGATGTGAATTTCTATCCAGTCCCTGAAGCTAAAAAGTCTAATATCAGGCACCGTCCCATTGGAATTGGAGTGCAAGGCTTGGCAGACACTTTTGTTTTGATGCGTATGCCTTATGAAAGTGATGCTGCAATCAAACTTAACCAGCAAATATTTGAAACCATTTACTATGGTGCCCTGGAAGCAAGTTGTGAATTAGCAGAGAAGTGTGGTGTTTATGAAACATATGAAGGGAGCCCTGCAAGTAAAGGAATACTGCAATATGATATGTGGAACAAGACACCTACAGACCTGTGGGACTGGGCCGTTCTGAAAGAAAAAATTGCCAAACATGGCCTCCGTAACTCCCTTCTATTGGCACCCATGCCAACAGCTTCTACTGCTCAGATTCTTGGCAACAATGAATCTTTTGAACCGTTCACTTCAAATATCTACCAAAGAAGAGTCTTGTCTGGTGAATTCCAAGTTGTAAATCATCATCTTTTACGAGATCTAACAGAAGCTGACTTGTGGAATGAAGATATGAAAAACCTTATCATTCACAACAATGGTTCTATTCAGAACATTGAAAGCATTCCCAAAGAAATCAAAGACTTGTATAAAACTGTTTGGGAAATCTCTGTAAAGACAAGTATCCAGATGGCGGCAGACAGAGGCGCATTTATTGATCAAAGTCAATCATTCAACATTCATGTTGCTGAACCTAATTACGGAAAACTGACGTCAATTCATTTTTACGCTTGGAAAATGGGTTTAAAAACAGGAATGTATTACTTGCGCACCAAACCTGCCGCTAATGCTATACAATTTACTGTTGACAAATCTAAGGTCAGAGGCAAGGTGTCTAATGGTATATCGAACGGGTCCTCTGACAAAAATGATGCCGACATGGCGGCCATCACGTGCTCGCTACAAAATAAAGATGAATGTTTAAGCTGCGGATCATAA